Proteins from a single region of Gimesia sp.:
- the rpsM gene encoding 30S ribosomal protein S13, producing MPRILGVDIPNEKPVYVSLTYLYGIGRVTALDICFKLEINPQMKAKDLTDDELSRIVNVLDTDYSVEGQLRRSTQQDIARLRDIQSYRGIRHRRGLPVRGQNTQTNARTRKGGKKTVAGKKGVKDARH from the coding sequence ATGCCTCGTATTCTCGGTGTTGATATTCCGAACGAAAAACCTGTTTATGTTTCCCTGACTTACCTGTACGGCATCGGACGGGTGACAGCTCTTGATATCTGCTTCAAGCTGGAAATCAATCCCCAGATGAAGGCTAAAGACCTGACTGACGATGAGCTGAGTCGTATCGTAAACGTACTGGATACGGACTATTCCGTCGAAGGTCAGCTGCGTCGATCGACACAGCAGGACATCGCCCGTCTGCGGGACATTCAGTCATACCGCGGAATTCGTCATCGTCGCGGACTGCCCGTACGCGGCCAGAATACACAGACCAACGCCCGTACCCGCAAAGGTGGTAAGAAAACCGTTGCTGGTAAGAAGGGTGTTAAAGACGCTCGTCACTAA
- the rpmJ gene encoding 50S ribosomal protein L36: MKVRASVKRICESCKVIRRKGRVYVICSSNPRHKQRQG; encoded by the coding sequence ATGAAAGTCCGAGCCAGTGTTAAGCGGATTTGTGAGAGCTGTAAAGTCATCAGACGGAAGGGGCGTGTGTACGTGATCTGCTCTTCCAACCCTCGTCATAAACAGCGCCAGGGTTAG